The proteins below come from a single Candidatus Desulfofervidus auxilii genomic window:
- a CDS encoding PIN domain-containing protein — MNDKFVLVDTSFLVAFLDVRDSLHQRAEKLKKRLTELELIFTDVVYAETLSVLGRRIRERRKVFRN, encoded by the coding sequence ATGAATGATAAATTTGTTTTGGTAGATACTTCATTTTTGGTAGCTTTCCTTGATGTACGGGATAGTTTACATCAAAGGGCTGAAAAACTTAAAAAGAGACTTACTGAATTGGAATTAATTTTTACGGATGTGGTTTATGCAGAAACGCTTTCGGTCTTAGGCAGAAGGATAAGAGAAAGAAGAAAAGTTTTCAGAAATTAA
- a CDS encoding DUF86 domain-containing protein, whose product MQLIAIGEALKQIDKITEGKLLLRYPQVEWEKAKKMRDVIAHHYFDIDEEVVFTVCKKHLPLMLKVVRRMIEDLG is encoded by the coding sequence ATGCAGTTAATAGCTATAGGAGAAGCTTTAAAACAAATAGATAAAATAACAGAAGGAAAACTTTTATTGAGGTATCCTCAAGTTGAATGGGAGAAAGCAAAGAAAATGAGAGATGTTATTGCTCATCACTATTTTGATATAGACGAAGAGGTTGTTTTCACTGTATGTAAAAAGCATTTACCTTTAATGCTGAAGGTTGTTAGAAGAATGATAGAAGATTTAGGATGA